A genomic window from Streptomyces sp. NBC_01429 includes:
- a CDS encoding DsbA family protein, with the protein MPASPSSSSSPSSSSSPVSSRRRIAIGAGVVAAAALLGVVSYTATKPDAPSRVESVAPAESAGAVDGPAAGVSADPQAGLYPELAKLARRETADPLSVGRADAPVVMVEYADFKCDYCGKFARDTEPALIEKYVKDGTLRIEWRNFPIFGKESEAAAHAAWAAGQQGRFWEFHTAAYAEGAKGKGFGADRLTALARAAGVKDLDRFERDRGGDEAAAAVREDQEEGYGLGATSTPSFLVNGRPIAGAQPKETFTRAIEAAHAAAKADTGAEKGGTGDGGNDKGSGRDKSESSDKGDSGGSDKGDSGDKGDREADR; encoded by the coding sequence ATGCCCGCTTCCCCCTCCTCTTCCTCTTCCCCTTCTTCTTCCTCCTCGCCCGTCTCCTCCCGGCGCCGGATCGCCATCGGCGCGGGTGTCGTGGCCGCCGCCGCGCTGCTCGGCGTCGTCTCGTACACCGCGACCAAGCCGGACGCGCCCAGCCGCGTCGAATCGGTCGCCCCGGCCGAATCCGCCGGGGCGGTGGACGGCCCGGCCGCCGGGGTCTCCGCCGATCCGCAGGCCGGCCTCTACCCGGAGCTGGCCAAGCTCGCCCGGCGCGAGACGGCGGACCCGCTCTCCGTCGGGCGCGCGGACGCGCCCGTCGTGATGGTCGAGTACGCCGACTTCAAGTGCGACTACTGCGGGAAGTTCGCCCGCGACACCGAGCCCGCGCTCATCGAGAAGTACGTCAAGGACGGCACGCTGCGCATCGAGTGGCGCAACTTCCCGATCTTCGGCAAGGAGTCCGAGGCCGCCGCGCACGCCGCCTGGGCCGCCGGACAGCAGGGCCGCTTCTGGGAGTTCCACACCGCCGCGTACGCCGAGGGCGCGAAGGGGAAGGGCTTCGGCGCCGACCGGCTCACCGCGCTCGCCCGCGCGGCCGGGGTGAAGGACCTCGACCGGTTCGAGCGTGACCGGGGCGGCGACGAGGCGGCGGCCGCCGTACGCGAGGACCAGGAGGAGGGGTACGGGCTGGGCGCCACCTCCACCCCGTCCTTCCTCGTCAACGGCCGCCCCATCGCGGGCGCCCAGCCCAAGGAGACCTTCACCCGGGCCATCGAGGCGGCGCACGCGGCGGCGAAGGCGGACACCGGGGCCGAGAAGGGCGGTACGGGGGACGGCGGCAACGACAAGGGCAGCGGCCGCGACAAGAGCGAGAGCAGCGACAAGGGCGACAGCGGCGGTAGCGACAAGGGCGACAGCGGCGACAAGGGCGACCGCGAGGCCGACCGGTGA
- a CDS encoding helix-turn-helix transcriptional regulator produces the protein MKDPESGNRLGDYLRARRELVSPAQAGLPPGGNRRVPGLRREEVALLAGISADYYLRLERGRDKNPSPQVLASLARVLRLDDVERTYLLGLAGARPRAPRRKRPEHVPARVHQLLAQLRIPAFVEGRAFDVLASNPMALALSPRLRPGQNRLRSLLLDPEEHAFHQDWAEAAAGFVAALRTTIGDDTDNPRFVELVGELALSSQRFRTLWARHDVRGLDGGTTTVHHPVVGELRLHRDKLPIDDVILVVYYPDQDSESDEKLRLLAALPATEPVVTVRPPP, from the coding sequence ATGAAGGATCCGGAATCCGGCAACCGGCTCGGCGACTACCTCCGCGCCCGGCGTGAGCTGGTCTCCCCGGCGCAGGCAGGGCTCCCGCCCGGCGGCAACCGCCGCGTACCCGGCCTGCGCCGTGAGGAAGTCGCCCTGCTCGCCGGAATCAGCGCCGATTACTACCTGCGCCTGGAGCGTGGCCGCGACAAGAACCCCTCGCCCCAGGTGCTCGCGTCACTCGCGCGCGTCCTGCGGCTGGACGACGTCGAGCGGACGTATCTGCTCGGCCTCGCGGGAGCGCGCCCCAGAGCGCCGCGCCGCAAGCGGCCCGAGCACGTACCGGCACGGGTGCACCAGCTCCTCGCCCAGCTCCGGATCCCCGCGTTCGTCGAAGGCCGCGCCTTCGACGTCCTGGCCTCCAACCCCATGGCCCTCGCGCTCTCTCCGCGCCTGCGGCCCGGCCAGAACCGGCTCCGTTCCCTCCTCCTCGACCCCGAGGAACATGCCTTCCACCAGGACTGGGCAGAAGCCGCCGCCGGCTTCGTCGCAGCTCTGCGCACCACCATCGGGGACGACACCGACAACCCCCGGTTCGTCGAACTCGTCGGCGAACTCGCCCTGTCCAGCCAGCGGTTCCGCACCCTGTGGGCCCGCCACGACGTCCGCGGCCTCGACGGAGGCACCACCACCGTCCACCACCCCGTCGTCGGTGAACTACGGCTCCACCGCGACAAACTCCCCATCGACGACGTCATCCTCGTCGTCTACTACCCCGACCAGGACAGCGAGAGCGACGAGAAGCTGCGCCTGCTCGCCGCACTCCCGGCGACCGAACCCGTGGTCACTGTTCGCCCTCCCCCGTGA
- a CDS encoding PP2C family protein-serine/threonine phosphatase, with amino-acid sequence MVNFLPALVIIGGVILDVSTPTRVTAAPLFAAAPLVAAPFYPLLGTLLVSVTSLAAEIALHVRARSLLTLESLSQLLTVLVVSLLAMYITGVVRRSGERLASARIIAETAQRAVLPRPAERVGGLRIAARYEAAQEGAFIGGDLFAVQDTPYGVRLVVGDVRGKGLEAVEAVAVLIGAFREAAEQEASLEGVAQRLERALLREGTRRAGVDVFEGFTTAVLAEIPHGEAVVRLLNRGHPEPLLICGDGGVRMLVPSDPALPLGMSELGSWPDRAEQNAYPDGAMLLFYTDGLTEARDHEGVFYAPRDRLDGRIFPGPDELLQALIDDVRLHTGGGSQDDMALLAVSRPSPTQPERRRTMPIVP; translated from the coding sequence ATCGTGAACTTCCTGCCGGCCCTCGTGATCATCGGCGGCGTGATCCTCGACGTCTCCACCCCGACCCGGGTGACCGCCGCGCCGCTCTTCGCCGCCGCCCCACTGGTCGCCGCGCCGTTCTATCCGCTGCTCGGCACGTTGCTGGTCTCCGTCACCTCACTGGCCGCCGAGATCGCGCTCCATGTCCGGGCGCGGTCGCTGCTCACCCTGGAGTCGCTGAGCCAGCTGCTGACCGTGCTGGTCGTCTCCCTCCTCGCCATGTACATCACCGGCGTCGTCAGACGCAGCGGGGAGCGGCTCGCCTCCGCCCGCATCATCGCCGAGACCGCCCAGCGCGCCGTGCTGCCCAGACCCGCCGAACGGGTCGGCGGGCTGCGGATAGCCGCGCGGTACGAGGCGGCGCAGGAGGGCGCCTTCATCGGCGGCGACCTGTTCGCCGTACAGGACACGCCGTACGGGGTGCGGCTGGTGGTCGGAGACGTACGGGGGAAGGGGCTGGAGGCGGTCGAGGCGGTGGCCGTGCTCATCGGGGCCTTCCGCGAGGCCGCCGAGCAGGAGGCGTCCCTGGAGGGCGTGGCGCAGCGGCTGGAGCGCGCCCTGCTGCGGGAGGGGACGCGGCGGGCCGGGGTCGATGTCTTCGAGGGGTTCACCACGGCCGTGCTCGCCGAGATCCCGCACGGCGAGGCAGTGGTGCGGCTGCTCAACCGCGGCCATCCCGAGCCGCTGCTCATATGCGGTGACGGGGGCGTAAGGATGCTGGTGCCGAGCGATCCCGCGCTCCCCCTCGGGATGAGCGAGCTGGGCTCGTGGCCCGACCGCGCCGAGCAGAACGCGTACCCCGACGGCGCGATGCTGCTCTTCTACACGGACGGACTCACCGAGGCGCGCGACCACGAGGGCGTCTTCTACGCGCCGCGCGACCGGCTCGACGGGCGGATCTTCCCGGGGCCCGACGAACTGCTCCAGGCGCTGATCGACGACGTACGGCTGCACACGGGCGGCGGGAGCCAGGACGACATGGCGCTGCTCGCCGTCAGCAGGCCCTCGCCGACGCAGCCGGAGCGGCGCAGGACGATGCCGATCGTCCCGTGA
- a CDS encoding DEAD/DEAH box helicase: MSISSTDHAVMPENDTTETVAVVESTEEAVAAPETATESPEIPEAHVTDGPSASAAPAETAESAVSDESAVSDETVASDESAAEPAEAPGLSFSDLGLPEGIVRKLAQNGVTAPFPIQAATIPDALAGKDILGRGRTGSGKTLSFGLPLLATLAGGHTEKKKPRGIILTPTRELAMQVADALQPYGDVLGLKMKVVCGGTSMSNQMYALERGVDVLVATPGRLRDIINRGACSLQQVQIAILDEADQMSDLGFMPEVTELLDLVPAGGQRMLFSATMENEISTLVKRYLTNPVSHEVDSAQGNVTTMTHHVLVVKPKDKAPVTAAIAARKGRTIIFVRTQLGADRIAEQLRESGVKADALHGGMTQGARTRTLADFKEGLVNALVATDVAARGIHVDGIDLVLNVDPAGDHKDYLHRSGRTARAGKSGVVVSLSLPHQRRQIFRLMEDAGVDATRHMVGGAGAFDPEVAEITGARSLTEVQADSANNAAKQAEREAADLTKQLERAQRRAVELREEAGRLVARAARERGDDPEVAVAEVIAEAEREVAAAAAAAAVPQQSAQRDDRGSYGRRDDRGERSGRGGARGYTPRDDRGGDRGGDRGGDRGGFQRRDDRSGGGFNRDRNDRGDRPERRDDRGGFQRRDDRGGDRGGFQRRDDRTGGGFNRDRNDRGDRPERRDDRGGRPFERRDHRAGDRPVNRDRRDDRPAAGARTGGHDRPATRRDDHRGGTTGTGTGSFGRRDDKPRWKRNG, encoded by the coding sequence ATGTCCATTTCCAGTACTGACCACGCCGTCATGCCCGAGAACGACACCACCGAAACGGTCGCTGTCGTCGAGAGCACGGAAGAGGCCGTAGCGGCCCCCGAGACGGCCACTGAGTCCCCCGAGATCCCCGAGGCCCACGTGACTGACGGCCCCTCAGCCTCCGCCGCCCCCGCCGAGACGGCCGAGTCCGCCGTCTCCGACGAGTCCGCTGTCTCCGACGAGACCGTCGCCTCCGACGAGTCCGCCGCTGAGCCCGCCGAGGCCCCGGGCCTCTCCTTCAGTGACCTGGGCCTGCCCGAGGGCATCGTCCGCAAGCTCGCCCAGAACGGCGTCACCGCGCCCTTCCCGATCCAGGCAGCGACCATCCCGGACGCCCTGGCCGGCAAGGACATCCTCGGCCGCGGCCGTACGGGCTCCGGCAAGACCCTCTCCTTCGGTCTGCCGCTGCTGGCGACGCTCGCCGGTGGCCACACGGAGAAGAAGAAGCCGCGCGGCATCATCCTCACGCCGACCCGTGAGCTGGCGATGCAGGTCGCGGACGCGCTCCAGCCGTACGGCGACGTGCTCGGCCTGAAGATGAAGGTCGTCTGCGGCGGTACGTCGATGAGCAACCAGATGTACGCCCTGGAGCGCGGTGTCGACGTCCTCGTCGCCACCCCGGGCCGGCTGCGCGACATCATCAACCGCGGCGCCTGCTCCCTCCAGCAGGTCCAGATCGCGATCCTCGACGAGGCCGACCAGATGTCGGACCTGGGCTTCATGCCCGAGGTCACCGAGCTGCTCGACCTGGTGCCGGCCGGCGGCCAGCGCATGCTCTTCTCCGCCACGATGGAGAACGAGATCAGCACGCTGGTCAAGCGCTACCTGACCAACCCGGTCAGCCACGAGGTCGACAGCGCCCAGGGCAACGTCACGACCATGACGCACCACGTCCTCGTCGTGAAGCCGAAGGACAAGGCCCCCGTCACGGCGGCGATCGCCGCCCGCAAGGGCCGCACGATCATCTTCGTACGGACCCAGCTGGGCGCCGACCGCATCGCCGAGCAGCTGCGCGAGTCCGGCGTGAAGGCCGACGCGCTGCACGGCGGCATGACGCAGGGCGCGCGGACGCGGACGCTGGCGGACTTCAAGGAGGGGCTCGTCAACGCCCTCGTCGCCACCGACGTCGCCGCGCGCGGTATCCACGTGGACGGCATCGACCTGGTGCTGAACGTGGACCCGGCCGGCGACCACAAGGACTACCTGCACCGCTCGGGCCGTACGGCGCGCGCCGGCAAGTCCGGTGTCGTCGTCTCCCTGTCGCTGCCGCACCAGCGCCGGCAGATCTTCCGGCTGATGGAGGACGCGGGCGTCGACGCCACGCGCCACATGGTCGGCGGAGCGGGCGCGTTCGACCCTGAGGTCGCCGAGATCACCGGCGCCCGTTCGCTCACCGAGGTCCAGGCCGACTCCGCGAACAACGCGGCCAAGCAGGCCGAGCGCGAGGCCGCCGACCTGACCAAGCAGCTGGAGCGTGCCCAGCGCCGCGCCGTCGAGCTGCGCGAGGAGGCCGGTCGCCTGGTCGCCCGCGCCGCGCGCGAGCGGGGCGACGACCCGGAGGTGGCGGTGGCCGAGGTCATCGCCGAGGCCGAGCGCGAGGTGGCGGCTGCCGCCGCCGCTGCCGCCGTACCGCAGCAGTCGGCGCAGCGCGACGACCGCGGCAGCTACGGCCGCCGCGACGACCGTGGCGAGCGCAGCGGCCGTGGCGGCGCGCGTGGCTACACGCCGCGTGACGACCGCGGCGGGGACCGGGGCGGTGACCGCGGCGGTGACCGTGGCGGCTTCCAGCGCCGTGACGACCGTTCGGGTGGCGGCTTCAACCGCGACCGCAACGACCGTGGCGACCGTCCGGAGCGCCGCGACGACCGCGGTGGCTTCCAGCGCCGTGACGACCGCGGCGGTGACCGTGGCGGCTTCCAGCGCCGTGACGACCGTACGGGTGGCGGCTTCAACCGCGACCGCAACGACCGCGGTGACCGTCCCGAGCGCCGTGACGACCGTGGCGGGCGCCCCTTCGAGCGCCGCGACCACCGCGCCGGCGACCGTCCGGTCAACCGCGACCGCCGCGACGACCGCCCGGCCGCCGGTGCCCGCACGGGCGGCCACGACCGCCCGGCGACCCGCCGCGACGACCACCGCGGCGGCACCACCGGCACCGGCACCGGCTCCTTCGGCCGCCGCGACGACAAGCCCCGCTGGAAGCGCAACGGCTGA
- a CDS encoding cytochrome c biogenesis CcdA family protein encodes MTDVGYPVALLGGLLALLSPCSALLLPAFFAYSIDSAGRLLARTGVFYLGLATTLVPLGAAGSFAGRLFYGHRDLLVAAGGWLIIALGVAQLLGMGFASRRMAELSGRIRPTTALSVYALGLVYGLAGFCAGPILGSVLTVAALSGSPLYGGLLLAVYGLGMAVPLFVLALLWERFDLGGRRWLRGRAFGVGRFALHTNSLLSGLFFITLGTLFLVFDGTTALSGPLSVDDSFAVEQWARGVGAAVPDWALLGGVALVAVAVTLWRTLRVRREPAPVVASAPVEAERPGAVKPGA; translated from the coding sequence GTGACCGACGTCGGCTATCCGGTCGCCCTCCTCGGCGGCCTGCTCGCCCTGCTGAGCCCGTGCAGCGCCCTGCTGCTGCCCGCGTTCTTCGCGTACTCCATCGACTCGGCCGGCCGGCTCCTCGCCCGTACCGGCGTCTTCTACCTCGGCCTGGCGACCACGCTCGTACCGCTGGGCGCCGCCGGGTCGTTCGCCGGGCGGCTGTTCTACGGCCACCGCGATCTGCTGGTCGCCGCCGGCGGCTGGCTGATCATCGCGCTCGGCGTCGCCCAGCTCCTCGGCATGGGCTTCGCCTCCCGCCGGATGGCCGAGCTGTCCGGCCGGATCAGGCCCACGACGGCGCTGTCCGTGTACGCGCTCGGGCTGGTCTACGGACTCGCCGGGTTCTGCGCGGGCCCGATCCTGGGCAGCGTGCTGACGGTGGCCGCGCTCAGCGGCAGCCCGCTCTACGGCGGACTGCTGCTCGCGGTGTACGGGCTGGGCATGGCCGTACCGCTGTTCGTGCTGGCGCTGCTCTGGGAGCGGTTCGACCTCGGCGGGCGCCGCTGGCTGCGGGGGCGCGCCTTCGGCGTCGGCCGCTTCGCGCTGCACACGAACTCGCTGCTCTCGGGGCTCTTCTTCATCACCCTGGGCACCCTCTTCCTCGTCTTCGACGGGACGACCGCGCTGTCGGGTCCGCTCTCGGTCGACGACTCGTTCGCGGTGGAGCAGTGGGCGCGCGGGGTCGGCGCCGCCGTGCCCGACTGGGCGCTGCTGGGCGGGGTGGCGCTGGTGGCGGTCGCGGTCACGCTGTGGCGGACGCTGCGGGTGCGCAGGGAGCCCGCACCCGTGGTGGCGAGCGCGCCGGTGGAGGCCGAGCGGCCCGGCGCGGTGAAGCCGGGAGCATGA
- a CDS encoding SDR family oxidoreductase produces MDLSDRAVLVVGGTSGIGRELARRFAAAGSTVAVGGRGAEALSALSDEGFGTFAVDVTDGASVARARDAVLAAYPELDTVVTMSGVMLLEDLRDPAHFEAARTTIDTNLVGTIRVIDAFTPHLLERGAGTFVTVTSGIAFLPFAPMPTYAASKAGVHAYSEALRAQLDGTGVSVVELVPPAVAVAGQEKANPRALPVDVFATEVMGLLARNPTPDEILVEGVLMHRWAERDGTYDDLVAQRSQALDMLLPGRKG; encoded by the coding sequence ATGGATCTCTCCGACCGTGCCGTTCTCGTCGTCGGCGGAACCTCGGGCATCGGCCGGGAACTGGCCCGGCGGTTCGCCGCGGCGGGCAGCACCGTGGCTGTCGGCGGTCGCGGCGCCGAGGCGCTCTCCGCACTCTCCGACGAGGGCTTCGGCACCTTCGCCGTGGACGTCACCGACGGTGCCTCCGTCGCACGCGCCCGTGACGCCGTACTCGCCGCGTACCCCGAGCTGGACACCGTGGTGACCATGTCGGGCGTCATGCTCCTGGAGGACCTGCGCGACCCGGCGCACTTCGAGGCGGCGCGTACGACGATCGACACCAACCTGGTCGGCACCATCCGCGTCATCGACGCCTTCACCCCGCACCTGCTCGAACGTGGCGCCGGCACCTTCGTCACCGTCACCTCCGGCATCGCCTTCCTGCCGTTCGCGCCCATGCCCACCTACGCCGCTTCAAAGGCCGGTGTGCACGCCTACTCCGAGGCACTGCGCGCGCAACTCGACGGCACCGGTGTCAGCGTCGTCGAGCTGGTCCCGCCGGCCGTCGCCGTGGCAGGACAGGAGAAGGCGAACCCGCGCGCGCTGCCAGTCGACGTTTTCGCCACCGAGGTCATGGGGCTGCTCGCGAGGAACCCCACCCCTGACGAGATCCTGGTCGAGGGCGTCCTCATGCACCGCTGGGCCGAGCGCGACGGCACCTACGACGACCTCGTCGCACAGCGCTCCCAGGCGCTGGACATGCTCCTCCCGGGCCGCAAGGGCTGA
- a CDS encoding DUF6415 family natural product biosynthesis protein, with amino-acid sequence MVDPPHAPACVSAPARPDIEATLAEAANIVGLRASDSELGTVAVALRQHVESMLPTAEAHAATLWRGSREWYRIRSTVDGIRSEIASAPPLTALSGHVRVELLRRWCAWLLEQYGPGATREDQ; translated from the coding sequence GTGGTTGATCCACCGCATGCACCCGCCTGCGTCTCCGCCCCAGCCCGCCCGGACATCGAGGCCACCCTCGCCGAGGCCGCCAATATCGTCGGACTGCGCGCCAGCGACTCCGAACTCGGCACCGTCGCGGTTGCCCTGCGGCAGCACGTCGAGTCCATGCTGCCCACCGCCGAGGCCCACGCCGCCACGCTGTGGCGCGGCAGTCGAGAGTGGTACCGGATCCGGTCCACGGTGGACGGGATCCGGAGCGAGATCGCGTCCGCGCCGCCCCTGACGGCTCTGTCCGGGCACGTCCGGGTGGAGCTGCTGCGGCGGTGGTGCGCGTGGCTGCTGGAGCAGTACGGGCCGGGCGCGACGCGGGAGGACCAGTGA
- a CDS encoding metallopeptidase family protein: MLEMTRETFEELVSQALDQIPQELTRVMDNVAVFVEDEPAPDDPELLGLYEGTPLTDRGEWYAGVLPDRISIYMGPTLRYCESPEDVVHEVAVTVVHEIAHHFGIGDDRLHELGWG; the protein is encoded by the coding sequence GTGCTGGAGATGACACGCGAGACCTTCGAAGAACTGGTGAGCCAGGCCCTCGACCAGATCCCCCAGGAACTGACCCGGGTCATGGACAACGTCGCCGTCTTCGTCGAGGACGAGCCCGCCCCCGACGACCCCGAGCTGCTGGGGCTGTACGAGGGGACCCCGCTCACCGACCGGGGCGAGTGGTACGCCGGGGTGCTGCCCGACCGCATCTCGATCTACATGGGCCCGACGCTGCGCTACTGCGAGAGCCCCGAGGACGTGGTCCACGAGGTCGCCGTGACCGTCGTCCACGAGATCGCCCACCACTTCGGCATCGGGGACGACCGGCTGCACGAACTGGGCTGGGGCTGA
- a CDS encoding helix-turn-helix domain-containing protein: MPADATPDPYTDPLAFGQRLQLLRTRRGMTRDQLGGLMGRTGSWVKAVETGRLKTPKLHMVLRFAELLRVRDLSELTGDQSVHVDLFAGPGHSRLPAVQAAINRFPLSDSAQAPSARHIRARLARAWQARHEAPNHRDVIGVLLPDLIRDAQRAVRQSDRATERRAAQAALSEVYSLAQFFVAYQPDAALLWRVAERGMIAAQESEDPHTIGVAAWLAAQAHRDSGHFDAADDVTAEALAYLTPLLPDASDEVRAIAGALTFEAGYTAARRAETGTAWRYWDQARDMAARLPADYFHPVTSFGRAIMGAHAVTVAVELHSGGESVRQAAAADAMPIPSRPRRARHRIEEARAYQLDGQPDVALDTLARAHESAPETIKYNGYAKRIVLEEAESRHPARRQRASALAVKLGLLAA; the protein is encoded by the coding sequence ATGCCTGCTGATGCTACCCCGGACCCGTACACCGATCCCCTCGCCTTCGGGCAGAGACTTCAACTTCTACGGACACGGCGAGGGATGACACGCGACCAGCTCGGTGGCCTCATGGGGCGCACCGGGTCATGGGTGAAGGCGGTCGAGACCGGCCGACTGAAGACGCCGAAGCTGCACATGGTCCTGCGATTCGCCGAGCTGCTGCGGGTGCGTGACCTGTCCGAACTCACGGGGGACCAATCCGTGCACGTCGACCTGTTCGCCGGTCCCGGCCACTCTCGGCTTCCTGCGGTCCAGGCCGCGATCAACCGCTTTCCCTTGTCTGACTCCGCCCAGGCGCCTTCGGCCCGGCACATCCGGGCACGGCTGGCACGCGCCTGGCAGGCCCGCCACGAAGCACCGAACCACCGGGACGTCATCGGGGTTCTGCTGCCCGATCTCATCCGGGATGCCCAGCGGGCGGTGCGGCAGTCGGACCGGGCGACCGAGCGGCGCGCGGCGCAGGCCGCGCTGTCCGAGGTCTACTCGCTGGCGCAGTTCTTCGTGGCGTACCAGCCGGACGCCGCGCTGCTGTGGCGCGTGGCCGAGCGGGGCATGATCGCCGCGCAGGAGTCCGAGGATCCACACACGATCGGTGTCGCCGCGTGGCTCGCCGCGCAGGCCCACCGGGACTCCGGCCACTTCGACGCGGCGGACGACGTCACAGCCGAGGCGCTGGCGTACCTCACACCGCTCCTCCCAGACGCCTCTGACGAGGTACGCGCCATCGCCGGGGCGCTCACCTTCGAGGCCGGGTACACGGCCGCGAGGCGAGCGGAGACGGGCACAGCCTGGCGCTACTGGGACCAGGCTCGGGACATGGCCGCGCGACTGCCGGCCGACTACTTCCACCCGGTGACGAGCTTCGGCCGAGCAATCATGGGCGCGCACGCTGTCACCGTCGCTGTCGAACTGCACTCCGGTGGGGAGTCCGTGCGCCAGGCCGCCGCCGCCGACGCGATGCCGATTCCCTCCCGGCCGCGCCGGGCCCGGCACCGGATCGAAGAGGCCCGCGCCTACCAGCTGGACGGACAGCCGGACGTCGCGCTCGACACGCTAGCTCGCGCCCACGAGTCGGCGCCCGAGACGATCAAGTACAACGGGTACGCGAAGCGCATCGTCCTCGAAGAGGCCGAGTCGAGGCACCCGGCCCGACGGCAGAGGGCGTCCGCCCTCGCGGTGAAGCTCGGGTTGCTGGCTGCCTGA
- a CDS encoding metallophosphoesterase family protein → MTAVVVLGAWLGLLTVGSVLTPVGPMDTRMTLRPSLTGGTKINVSPLGALELDTHTAPLRLDVDVDQLDPVRSQALVEHPERFSGLQDEVSRDVRDGTTELAVRSVVAVVSGATALGLVVYRRPRRALAAGGLALTLLAASGVGAYATWNPKSVLEPRFSGLLSSAPQVVGSARSIVTDFDVYQKELARLVTNVTKLYDATSTLPTYQPDPATLRVLHVSDIHLNPAAWHIIGSLVEQYGIDAIIDSGDTMDHGAAAENTFLDPIADLDVPYVWVRGNHDSRITQKYLARMKNVRVLDDGRAVTVAGVRVAGIGDPQFTPDRSVVAEGDPAERLAGIRLASALRDQEQAGTPVDIAVAHEPEAARQTDGLVPLVLAGHVHHRATEVMPHGTRLKIEGSTGGGGLRALQSEKPEKVRASVLYLDRTTKRLQAWDEITLGGLGLTTAEVSRHLPQEAGKPGTGPTTGPTTRPSTGSSADPSADPSANLSAGPSAGPSTGPSPGAPVPAP, encoded by the coding sequence ATGACCGCCGTCGTGGTGCTCGGCGCCTGGCTCGGGCTGCTGACCGTCGGCAGCGTGCTGACCCCGGTCGGCCCGATGGACACCCGGATGACGCTGCGGCCGTCCCTCACCGGCGGTACGAAGATCAATGTGTCGCCGCTGGGCGCGCTGGAGCTGGACACCCACACCGCGCCGCTCCGCCTGGACGTGGACGTGGACCAGCTGGACCCGGTCCGCTCCCAGGCCCTCGTCGAGCACCCCGAACGGTTCTCCGGCCTCCAGGACGAGGTCAGCCGCGACGTCAGGGACGGCACCACCGAGCTGGCCGTACGCTCCGTCGTCGCCGTCGTGTCCGGCGCGACCGCCCTCGGCCTCGTCGTCTACCGCCGCCCCCGCCGCGCCCTCGCCGCCGGCGGGCTGGCGCTCACGCTGCTGGCCGCCTCCGGCGTCGGCGCGTACGCCACCTGGAACCCCAAGTCGGTGCTGGAGCCCAGGTTCTCGGGGCTGCTCTCCTCCGCCCCGCAGGTCGTCGGCAGCGCCCGCTCGATCGTCACCGACTTCGACGTCTACCAGAAGGAGCTGGCGCGGCTGGTCACCAATGTGACCAAGCTGTACGACGCGACGTCCACGCTTCCCACGTACCAGCCGGACCCGGCCACCCTCCGGGTGCTGCACGTCTCCGACATCCATCTCAACCCGGCGGCCTGGCACATCATCGGCTCGCTCGTGGAGCAGTACGGGATCGACGCCATCATCGACTCGGGCGACACCATGGACCACGGCGCGGCGGCCGAGAACACCTTCCTCGACCCGATCGCCGACCTGGACGTCCCGTACGTCTGGGTGCGCGGCAACCACGATTCGCGGATCACCCAGAAGTACCTCGCACGCATGAAGAACGTACGGGTGCTGGACGACGGCCGGGCCGTCACCGTGGCCGGGGTACGGGTGGCGGGCATCGGTGACCCGCAGTTCACCCCCGACCGCTCGGTGGTGGCCGAGGGCGACCCGGCCGAACGCCTGGCGGGCATCAGGCTCGCCTCGGCGCTGCGCGACCAGGAGCAGGCCGGTACGCCCGTGGACATCGCCGTCGCCCATGAGCCGGAGGCGGCGCGGCAGACCGACGGGCTGGTCCCGCTGGTGCTCGCGGGCCATGTCCACCACCGCGCCACCGAGGTCATGCCGCACGGCACCCGGCTGAAGATCGAGGGCTCGACGGGCGGCGGCGGGCTGCGCGCCCTGCAGAGCGAGAAGCCGGAGAAGGTACGCGCCTCCGTGCTCTATCTGGACCGCACGACGAAGCGGCTCCAGGCGTGGGACGAGATCACGCTCGGCGGGCTGGGGCTGACGACGGCCGAGGTCAGCCGCCATCTCCCGCAGGAGGCGGGCAAGCCGGGCACCGGCCCGACCACCGGCCCGACCACCCGTCCGTCCACCGGCTCGTCCGCCGATCCCTCCGCCGATCCCTCGGCGAATCTCTCCGCGGGTCCCTCCGCCGGCCCGTCCACAGGTCCGTCCCCCGGGGCCCCCGTACCCGCCCCCTAA